A part of Caldisericaceae bacterium genomic DNA contains:
- a CDS encoding cation:proton antiporter has product MSYYITRSKFPTITGLIIIGLLVSATSFIKRYLLNYQDFVALVIEITPVLLVFRAGLELTHVRSFTKKILIASIIQSLITYLVIFLITKFVMELNNIESLVMGTIWMVTGTDVSITIIKNLKIAQDLKEKLASCTIIDDLIAEIFFFLSFPLLHFSSDLQGKTSQIFFLSLQEVVLSILLGFFLGIALSLFIKLTKLRFIKFTTAFSIIILLIGISSILKTHSLIVSLLAGTVISIMIKKEYVFSILNSLREFENIFYTLFVIVIIGSVTIFNLEKSLYLGLVTLIIRFIGKSIGAFAIEQTKLLDDATFLDIVVSLAPQSILSLYFAYKIKDLVTRTNLEVLPITIAGVIIFEIFGYLIIYKLELNKEN; this is encoded by the coding sequence TTGTCATATTATATTACAAGATCAAAATTTCCGACTATCACTGGCCTCATAATAATTGGATTGTTGGTTTCAGCAACATCTTTCATAAAGAGATACTTGCTGAATTATCAGGATTTTGTTGCTCTTGTTATAGAAATTACTCCAGTTTTACTTGTGTTCAGAGCTGGCCTAGAATTGACCCATGTAAGATCTTTTACCAAAAAGATTTTAATTGCATCAATTATCCAATCTTTGATCACGTATTTGGTCATATTTCTGATTACAAAGTTCGTTATGGAATTAAACAATATCGAATCACTTGTAATGGGCACCATATGGATGGTAACAGGAACAGATGTTTCAATAACTATCATAAAAAACTTAAAAATTGCTCAAGATTTAAAAGAAAAATTAGCAAGTTGCACAATCATTGATGATTTAATAGCAGAAATATTCTTTTTTCTATCTTTCCCTCTGCTACATTTTTCTTCAGACTTACAAGGAAAAACTTCTCAAATATTTTTTCTTTCATTACAGGAAGTTGTTCTTTCCATTTTATTAGGATTTTTTTTAGGGATTGCGCTCTCACTTTTTATTAAACTAACAAAATTAAGATTCATAAAGTTTACAACTGCATTTTCAATTATTATTCTCTTAATAGGTATCTCAAGCATCTTAAAAACACACAGTCTTATAGTATCACTACTTGCTGGAACTGTAATATCTATAATGATTAAAAAGGAATACGTTTTTTCAATCCTAAACTCACTAAGAGAGTTTGAAAATATTTTTTATACCCTCTTTGTAATTGTTATAATTGGTTCGGTCACAATTTTTAATCTCGAAAAAAGCCTATACTTAGGTTTAGTTACATTAATAATAAGGTTTATAGGAAAAAGCATCGGCGCTTTCGCAATTGAACAAACAAAGTTATTGGATGATGCTACATTCTTAGATATAGTAGTAAGTCTTGCTCCACAATCTATCCTTAGCCTATATTTTGCTTATAAAATAAAAGATTTGGTTACTAGAACAAATTTAGAAGTGCTTCCCATTACCATTGCAGGAGTTATAATATTTGAAATATTTGGTTATTTAATTATTTACAAACTCGAATTAAATAAAGAAAATTAA
- a CDS encoding MFS transporter has product MKKTRANIINVVILGLTSFFTDVSTEMIVKVLPLFLESIGAGGAFIGVIEGLAETTSSILKIFSGYISDKIRNRKWLTIFGYAESTVSKFFLLFSKTPFSVLIVRFFERIGKGIRTSPRDALIASYTDETNRGFYFGFHRALDTFGAAVAPLLAFWVLDKFGKTNYEAVFKIALIPAVIAVLILFFVKEKKLEKEIKKSQGTFFKNLNLGKKFYIFLFAITIFTLGNSSDAFITMYASSFGIFSTTILLMWFVNTIVYAILSTPFGILSDKIGRKATLILGLTIYGISYLAFALAKSETSFWWIFAIYGVYYALSEGSQRAYISDFVAKDEVRGTAYGLYNFAVGIMSFPASLIAGILYQYVAPSAPFFFGGFLAIFSAILIFFI; this is encoded by the coding sequence ATGAAAAAAACACGAGCAAACATTATCAATGTAGTTATCCTTGGCCTTACGAGTTTTTTCACAGACGTTTCAACTGAAATGATCGTAAAAGTATTACCCCTTTTTCTTGAGTCGATAGGTGCAGGTGGTGCTTTCATAGGAGTTATTGAAGGCCTTGCAGAGACAACATCTTCTATTTTAAAGATATTCTCTGGTTATATTTCAGATAAAATTAGGAATAGAAAGTGGCTCACTATTTTTGGATATGCTGAATCAACTGTATCAAAGTTCTTTTTACTTTTTTCAAAGACTCCGTTTTCAGTCCTTATTGTGCGATTCTTTGAAAGAATTGGAAAGGGTATAAGAACTTCTCCAAGAGATGCTTTGATTGCCTCTTATACAGATGAAACAAATAGAGGGTTTTATTTTGGTTTTCATAGAGCACTTGATACTTTTGGAGCAGCAGTAGCCCCACTTTTAGCATTTTGGGTTCTTGATAAATTTGGAAAAACTAACTATGAAGCAGTCTTTAAGATTGCTTTAATTCCTGCAGTCATTGCTGTTCTCATCCTGTTTTTTGTAAAAGAGAAAAAATTAGAAAAAGAAATAAAAAAATCTCAGGGAACCTTTTTTAAGAATTTAAATTTAGGTAAGAAATTTTACATCTTTTTGTTTGCCATTACGATCTTTACCTTGGGGAATAGTTCAGATGCTTTTATTACTATGTATGCAAGTTCATTTGGGATATTTTCAACTACAATACTCCTTATGTGGTTTGTTAATACTATAGTTTATGCAATTTTATCTACTCCATTTGGCATTCTTTCTGACAAAATTGGTAGAAAAGCTACTTTGATTTTAGGATTAACTATTTATGGAATCTCTTACTTGGCATTTGCTCTTGCAAAATCTGAGACTTCTTTCTGGTGGATTTTTGCAATTTATGGAGTCTATTACGCACTTTCTGAAGGTTCACAGAGAGCCTACATCTCAGATTTTGTAGCAAAAGACGAAGTAAGAGGCACAGCCTATGGTTTATACAATTTCGCAGTTGGGATAATGTCTTTTCCAGCATCTTTAATCGCTGGGATTTTGTACCAATACGTTGCTCCTTCTGCGCCGTTCTTTTTTGGTGGATTTCTTGCAATTTTTTCTGCTATTTTAATTTTCTTTATTTAA
- a CDS encoding molybdopterin biosynthesis protein, protein MKKEIFLKRKSLAEAVNVFREKLRDLRIFKSLKEEEIPTYDSLGRITSREVYAKISEPFYNASAVDGFALISSSTSNATISNPKTFVIGKNAKYVNTGDILDFPFDCVAMVEDVKVDDNLVSVFNPLHYYENVRTIGEDFSKGEIIIPVYEKIRPEHVGILISSLNEKVFVFEKPKVLIIATGEEVKRINEPLQKGDVVDSNSYMVSSIVEAYGGEANVFDEVLPNDFKVLRDTIDNVKDVFHAIVIIGGSAKGTKDLIADVFESFGEILFHGITIQPGKPIVIGFNKDTPLIGLPGFPVSNYIDAKIFLKIFMEEITGVSLDYPSKAKGVVKRDIPSSLGVQEFVRVKISNVHDELIVVPLKRGASNISSVVNSDGLISIKDDLEGIPANSSIEVELLKSIDELNNQLLFIGSNDPMLEFLLNFAKKQNPQFKFGIVNTGSLGGLLSFLRGETFFTSIHLFDKETRTYNESYIKKYLKDKKILRILFALRNQGLIVKKGNPKKIYSINDLLRKDVVFVNRQKGSGTRIFLDYLLESNYIDPNNIKGYDVEEITHLGVANAVLSGLADCGLGIEYVANLFDLDFIKLGEEEYEILIDYEEKENSKIKYFLEVMHSEAFKKNVENFKGYIFKGEIRSF, encoded by the coding sequence ATGAAAAAAGAAATTTTTTTGAAAAGAAAGAGTCTTGCTGAAGCAGTTAACGTATTTAGAGAAAAATTAAGAGACCTTAGGATTTTTAAATCCTTAAAAGAAGAAGAAATTCCAACTTACGATTCGCTAGGAAGAATTACTTCAAGAGAGGTTTATGCTAAAATATCAGAACCTTTTTACAACGCCTCTGCAGTTGATGGTTTTGCACTTATTTCTTCCTCAACCTCAAATGCAACTATTTCGAATCCTAAAACATTTGTGATTGGTAAAAATGCAAAATATGTTAATACTGGTGATATTTTGGACTTTCCATTTGATTGTGTTGCGATGGTAGAAGATGTAAAAGTTGACGATAACCTTGTAAGCGTATTTAACCCACTTCATTATTATGAAAATGTAAGAACAATAGGAGAGGATTTTTCTAAAGGAGAAATAATCATCCCAGTTTATGAAAAAATAAGACCAGAGCACGTTGGTATTTTGATTTCTTCATTAAACGAAAAGGTTTTTGTCTTTGAAAAGCCCAAAGTACTTATCATTGCAACAGGTGAGGAAGTTAAAAGGATAAATGAACCACTCCAAAAAGGAGATGTTGTTGATTCAAATTCGTATATGGTTTCTTCAATTGTTGAGGCATACGGAGGAGAAGCAAATGTTTTTGACGAGGTCTTACCGAATGATTTTAAGGTTTTAAGAGACACAATTGATAATGTAAAAGATGTATTCCATGCTATTGTAATAATTGGTGGTTCTGCCAAGGGCACAAAAGACTTAATTGCAGATGTTTTTGAAAGCTTTGGTGAAATTTTATTCCATGGAATTACAATCCAACCAGGAAAACCAATCGTTATAGGATTTAATAAAGATACCCCTCTTATTGGACTTCCTGGGTTCCCTGTGTCTAATTACATTGATGCAAAAATATTTTTAAAAATTTTTATGGAAGAAATAACTGGTGTGAGCCTTGATTATCCATCGAAAGCAAAAGGAGTTGTCAAAAGAGATATTCCTTCAAGCTTAGGTGTACAAGAGTTTGTTCGGGTAAAAATCTCAAATGTTCATGATGAACTGATTGTTGTTCCATTAAAAAGGGGTGCATCTAACATTTCCTCAGTTGTAAATTCAGATGGTTTAATTAGTATAAAAGATGATCTTGAGGGCATTCCTGCAAATTCGTCCATTGAAGTTGAGCTTTTAAAAAGTATAGATGAGTTGAATAACCAACTTCTTTTTATTGGCTCAAACGATCCAATGTTAGAATTCCTGTTAAATTTTGCAAAAAAGCAAAATCCACAATTTAAATTTGGTATTGTAAATACTGGTAGTTTAGGAGGTCTTCTTTCTTTTTTAAGAGGTGAAACCTTCTTTACTTCAATACATCTCTTTGATAAAGAAACAAGGACGTATAACGAATCTTATATAAAGAAATATCTTAAAGATAAGAAAATTTTAAGAATCCTTTTTGCTTTAAGAAACCAAGGTTTAATAGTAAAGAAAGGAAATCCAAAAAAGATCTACTCTATAAATGATTTGCTGAGGAAAGACGTTGTTTTTGTTAATAGGCAAAAAGGTTCCGGCACTAGAATTTTTTTAGATTATCTACTTGAAAGTAATTATATTGATCCTAATAACATAAAAGGTTATGATGTTGAGGAAATTACACACTTAGGTGTAGCAAATGCTGTTTTAAGTGGTTTAGCAGATTGTGGTTTGGGTATAGAGTATGTTGCAAATTTGTTTGACCTTGATTTTATAAAACTCGGCGAGGAGGAGTATGAAATTCTTATAGATTATGAAGAGAAAGAAAACTCTAAAATAAAATATTTTCTTGAAGTGATGCATTCAGAAGCATTTAAAAAAAATGTAGAAAATTTTAAAGGCTATATTTTTAAAGGAGAAATAAGGAGTTTTTAA